A window of Microcystis aeruginosa FD4 contains these coding sequences:
- a CDS encoding O-linked N-acetylglucosamine transferase, SPINDLY family protein: protein MINSNHQQAIELMLASGDYNQLLLFCQQALAVHPEVTDYYPYLGLAYLLLEQQATAQEIWLFWLLQSESSQDLIMLLKKEIIRNLDCWQFAKAKLIYLQWLELEEIEGDEEIENYALTVINSCLQEVQEAINRREYTLAEDFYLRILSWREQLAYVWHDLGYLYYIINRLTESFNCLARAIELEENQALYHYTMARVLEKQSRLDIALSAYQKAIDLNANFVDAYNKLGNLFYQLGQLESAEKFYQQGINSQADFYPFYINLGNVYLVKQAWTEAKNAYKTAQQLAGDRREISQNLSLWENLQADQKRADLYSGDYFYQRKLYQLALNYYQKLLAIKIEDSNFYLNCAHCYLILKEEKQALEVYKKGISYHPKNIDLHLRLIWLLQNNYPIEVAIQATKSALEYLTDHLSLKLELMRLMPIVYTNQADIMLYRSNYEKRLDNILYNLDLTTTHQQQEAWKSIGLRTNFYLQYQGQNDLKLQKKYGELVYKITSANFPDWVKNLTIPTGKIRLGYISAHLRHHTVAKLFQGWLQWRNREQFEIYCYGIDINNTCDNFTKQYQEQSDYFYQFDNLVNAEKIAQHILDNQLHILVYLDIGMDPRTTQLAGLRLAPVQCVTWGHPITSGLPTIDYFISSELMEPTEGDNHYSEKLIRLSDLGIAYPKPSLPPQRKTRLEMGLAEDKIIYLNCQSLFKYLPENDDIFPRIARQVPNSQFIFICHRSEFVTHCFQWRLSQAFNKYGLNWQDYGGMMPQLEQNDYFQLNLLADIYLDNLSWSGGNTTLEAIACQLPVVTCPGEFMRGRHSYAILKKLGITETIATDKNHYIEIAIRLGLDNQWRQTIKDYTKMNIDTVFNDRTCVESLERFYQSVAGEDK, encoded by the coding sequence ATGATCAACAGTAATCACCAACAAGCGATCGAGTTAATGTTAGCATCGGGAGACTATAATCAATTATTGTTATTTTGTCAACAAGCGCTGGCGGTTCATCCAGAAGTGACTGATTATTATCCCTATCTGGGATTAGCTTATCTGCTGCTAGAGCAGCAAGCAACAGCGCAAGAAATTTGGTTATTTTGGCTATTACAATCAGAGTCTAGTCAAGATTTAATTATGCTCCTCAAAAAAGAGATAATTAGAAATCTCGATTGCTGGCAGTTTGCCAAAGCTAAATTAATCTATCTCCAGTGGCTAGAATTAGAAGAAATAGAAGGGGATGAAGAAATAGAAAATTATGCCCTGACGGTGATAAACTCCTGTCTTCAAGAGGTGCAAGAGGCAATTAATCGACGAGAATATACTTTAGCTGAGGACTTTTACTTAAGAATTTTATCTTGGCGTGAACAATTAGCTTATGTCTGGCACGATTTAGGATACTTATACTATATAATTAACCGACTAACAGAATCTTTTAACTGTTTAGCAAGAGCCATAGAATTAGAGGAAAATCAAGCCTTATATCATTATACCATGGCTAGGGTGCTAGAAAAACAATCCCGTTTAGATATAGCTTTATCAGCTTATCAGAAAGCGATCGATCTCAATGCTAATTTTGTCGATGCTTATAATAAACTGGGTAATTTATTTTATCAATTAGGTCAGCTAGAGTCAGCCGAAAAATTCTATCAGCAGGGAATTAATAGCCAAGCGGATTTTTATCCTTTTTATATCAATTTAGGCAATGTCTATTTAGTTAAACAAGCTTGGACAGAAGCAAAAAATGCTTATAAAACTGCCCAACAACTGGCAGGAGATAGACGAGAAATTAGTCAAAATCTCTCCCTTTGGGAAAACCTGCAAGCTGACCAAAAAAGAGCCGATCTTTACTCAGGTGATTATTTTTATCAAAGAAAACTCTATCAATTAGCACTAAACTATTATCAAAAATTATTAGCAATTAAAATAGAGGACAGCAATTTTTATTTAAATTGCGCCCATTGCTATCTCATTCTCAAAGAAGAAAAACAAGCTTTGGAAGTGTATAAAAAAGGCATTAGCTATCATCCAAAAAATATTGATTTACATTTGCGCCTAATTTGGTTATTACAAAATAATTATCCGATCGAGGTGGCAATTCAAGCAACTAAATCGGCTTTAGAGTATCTTACCGATCACCTATCTTTGAAATTAGAATTAATGCGGTTAATGCCGATAGTTTACACAAATCAAGCAGATATTATGCTATATCGATCAAACTACGAGAAACGGTTAGATAATATCTTGTATAATCTTGATTTAACCACTACTCATCAACAACAGGAGGCGTGGAAAAGTATTGGTTTAAGAACTAATTTTTATCTTCAATATCAAGGTCAAAATGATTTAAAACTACAAAAAAAATATGGGGAATTAGTTTATAAAATTACCTCAGCTAACTTTCCTGATTGGGTGAAAAACCTAACCATACCTACGGGAAAAATTCGCCTTGGCTATATTTCTGCTCACTTGCGTCATCACACGGTAGCGAAACTCTTTCAAGGATGGTTGCAGTGGCGAAATCGAGAGCAATTTGAAATTTATTGTTATGGAATAGATATTAATAACACCTGCGATAATTTTACCAAACAATACCAAGAGCAAAGTGATTATTTTTATCAGTTTGATAATCTAGTCAATGCGGAAAAAATTGCTCAACATATTTTAGATAATCAGTTACATATTCTCGTTTATTTAGATATTGGTATGGATCCTCGCACTACCCAACTAGCAGGATTGCGTTTAGCTCCAGTACAATGTGTAACTTGGGGCCATCCCATCACCTCAGGATTACCAACCATTGATTATTTTATCTCCAGTGAATTAATGGAACCCACGGAGGGAGATAATCACTACAGTGAAAAATTAATTCGCTTATCTGATTTAGGTATTGCCTATCCCAAACCTTCCCTTCCTCCCCAGAGAAAAACTCGTTTAGAGATGGGATTAGCTGAGGATAAAATCATCTATTTAAACTGTCAGAGTTTATTTAAATATCTGCCAGAAAATGACGATATTTTTCCTAGAATTGCCCGACAAGTTCCCAACAGTCAATTTATTTTTATCTGCCATCGTAGCGAATTTGTGACCCATTGCTTTCAGTGGAGATTAAGTCAAGCTTTTAATAAGTATGGACTCAATTGGCAAGATTACGGGGGAATGATGCCACAATTAGAACAAAATGATTATTTTCAGCTTAACTTATTAGCAGACATCTATTTAGATAACTTAAGTTGGTCGGGAGGAAATACCACCTTAGAAGCAATTGCCTGTCAGCTTCCAGTTGTTACCTGTCCGGGGGAATTTATGCGCGGAAGACATTCCTATGCTATCCTAAAAAAATTAGGCATAACCGAGACAATTGCTACGGATAAAAATCACTATATTGAAATTGCTATCCGTTTAGGTTTAGATAATCAATGGCGGCAAACAATCAAAGATTATACTAAAATGAATATCGATACAGTATTTAATGATCGAACCTGTGTAGAAAGTCTAGAAAGATTTTATCAATCTGTAGCAGGAGAGGATAAATAA